Proteins from a genomic interval of Musa acuminata AAA Group cultivar baxijiao chromosome BXJ1-9, Cavendish_Baxijiao_AAA, whole genome shotgun sequence:
- the LOC135584338 gene encoding uncharacterized protein LOC135584338 isoform X3, whose translation MSGAPKARSLNVADPDARPVLVPGGNKARSVATAQKPASKPPSKTESTEVAAADEKKKQKKKKKKKKASSPRANLPQLRSSLSAPSALRRHEMLLQSNLSLNASCSSDASTDSFCSRASTGRIGRTSSTSKRRESISRTAKILAKVEKNVADDSTMHPPEIVQGKRKCAWVTPNTEPCYVSFHDEEWGVPVHDDKKLFELLVLSGALAELTWPVIIGKRHMFREVFLDFDPVAVSKLNEKKIVVPGNTASSLLSEPKLRAIIENARQILKILLELCELQTHCQQNPLSTSGSCEDTESRCHKQRLGSKGLSQCGPDSRILLHAGSWTDE comes from the exons ATGTCGGGAGCTCCTAAGGCCCGTTCCCTCAATGTGGCCGATCCCGATGCAAGGCCAGTCCTTGTACCCGGCGGTAACAAGGCCAGGTCAGTGGCAACCGCTCAAAAACCAGCTTCGAAGCCTCCGAGTAAAACTGAGAGCACTGAGGTTGCAGCAGCtgatgagaagaagaagcagaagaagaagaagaagaagaagaaggcttctAGTCCTAGGGCGAATCTACCACAGCTTAGGTCTAGTTTAAGCGCTCCCTCAGCGCTTAGGAGGCATGAGATGCTGTTGCAGTCAAACCTGTCGCTGAATGCTTCTTGCTCCTCTGATGCATCCACAGACTCCTTTTGCAGCCGAGCCTCCACTGGGAGGATTGGTAGGACAAGCTCAACCAGCAAGCGGAGAGAGAGTATCTCAAGGACAGCCAAGATTTTGGCGAAGGTGGAGAAGAATGTTGCGGATGATTCAACCATGCATCCACCAGAAATTGTGCAGGGGAAGCGGAAGTGTGCTTGGGTGACACCCAATACAG AACCATGTTATGTTTCTTTCCACGATGAAGAATGGGGAGTTCCAGTCCATGATGATAA GAAATTATTCGAACTTCTTGTACTATCTGGTGCATTAGCAGAGCTTACATGGCCTGTTATCATTGGCAAAAGGCACATGTTTAG GGAAGTTTTCTTGGACTTCGATCCTGTTGCAGTCTCTAAGTTGAATGAGAAGAAGATTGTAGTGCCTGGAAACACTGCTAGCTCCCTTTTGTCAGAGCCAAAGCTGCGAGCCATCATCGAGAATGCACGCCAGATACTCAAG ATACTGTTGGAGCTTTGTGAACTACAAACCCATTGTCAGCAAAATCCGCTATCCACGTCAGGTTCCTGTGAAGACACCGAAAGCAGATGTCATAAGCAAAGACTTGGTTCGAAGGGGCTTTCGCAGTGTGGGCCCGACAGTCGTATACTCCTTCATGCAGGCAGCTGGACTGACGAATGA
- the LOC135584338 gene encoding uncharacterized protein LOC135584338 isoform X2 — protein sequence MSGAPKARSLNVADPDARPVLVPGGNKARSVATAQKPASKPPSKTESTEVAAADEKKKQKKKKKKKKASSPRANLPQLRSSLSAPSALRRHEMLLQSNLSLNASCSSDASTDSFCSRASTGRIGRTSSTSKRRESISRTAKILAKVEKNVADDSTMHPPEIVQGKRKCAWVTPNTEPCYVSFHDEEWGVPVHDDKKLFELLVLSGALAELTWPVIIGKRHMFREVFLDFDPVAVSKLNEKKIVVPGNTASSLLSEPKLRAIIENARQILKVPVKTPKADVISKDLVRRGFRSVGPTVVYSFMQAAGLTNDHLISCFRFVECIAAASSSTDEADRAKGRLDSKVEDKTSTDQEPMVVIAVELSRDVDELSIS from the exons ATGTCGGGAGCTCCTAAGGCCCGTTCCCTCAATGTGGCCGATCCCGATGCAAGGCCAGTCCTTGTACCCGGCGGTAACAAGGCCAGGTCAGTGGCAACCGCTCAAAAACCAGCTTCGAAGCCTCCGAGTAAAACTGAGAGCACTGAGGTTGCAGCAGCtgatgagaagaagaagcagaagaagaagaagaagaagaagaaggcttctAGTCCTAGGGCGAATCTACCACAGCTTAGGTCTAGTTTAAGCGCTCCCTCAGCGCTTAGGAGGCATGAGATGCTGTTGCAGTCAAACCTGTCGCTGAATGCTTCTTGCTCCTCTGATGCATCCACAGACTCCTTTTGCAGCCGAGCCTCCACTGGGAGGATTGGTAGGACAAGCTCAACCAGCAAGCGGAGAGAGAGTATCTCAAGGACAGCCAAGATTTTGGCGAAGGTGGAGAAGAATGTTGCGGATGATTCAACCATGCATCCACCAGAAATTGTGCAGGGGAAGCGGAAGTGTGCTTGGGTGACACCCAATACAG AACCATGTTATGTTTCTTTCCACGATGAAGAATGGGGAGTTCCAGTCCATGATGATAA GAAATTATTCGAACTTCTTGTACTATCTGGTGCATTAGCAGAGCTTACATGGCCTGTTATCATTGGCAAAAGGCACATGTTTAG GGAAGTTTTCTTGGACTTCGATCCTGTTGCAGTCTCTAAGTTGAATGAGAAGAAGATTGTAGTGCCTGGAAACACTGCTAGCTCCCTTTTGTCAGAGCCAAAGCTGCGAGCCATCATCGAGAATGCACGCCAGATACTCAAG GTTCCTGTGAAGACACCGAAAGCAGATGTCATAAGCAAAGACTTGGTTCGAAGGGGCTTTCGCAGTGTGGGCCCGACAGTCGTATACTCCTTCATGCAGGCAGCTGGACTGACGAATGACCACCTCATCAGCTGCTTCCGTTTCGTAGAGTGCATAGCTGCTGCATCCTCGAGCACAGATGAAGCTGATCGGGCTAAGGGAAGGCTCGACTCCAAGGTAGAAGATAAGACCAGTACAGATCAGGAACCGATGGTAGTGATCGCTGTGGAATTGTCAAGAGATGTGGATGAGCTAAGCATTTCCTAG
- the LOC135584338 gene encoding uncharacterized protein LOC135584338 isoform X1: MSGAPKARSLNVADPDARPVLVPGGNKARSVATAQKPASKPPSKTESTEVAAADEKKKQKKKKKKKKASSPRANLPQLRSSLSAPSALRRHEMLLQSNLSLNASCSSDASTDSFCSRASTGRIGRTSSTSKRRESISRTAKILAKVEKNVADDSTMHPPEIVQGKRKCAWVTPNTEPCYVSFHDEEWGVPVHDDKKLFELLVLSGALAELTWPVIIGKRHMFREVFLDFDPVAVSKLNEKKIVVPGNTASSLLSEPKLRAIIENARQILKIIDEFGSFDRYCWSFVNYKPIVSKIRYPRQVPVKTPKADVISKDLVRRGFRSVGPTVVYSFMQAAGLTNDHLISCFRFVECIAAASSSTDEADRAKGRLDSKVEDKTSTDQEPMVVIAVELSRDVDELSIS; this comes from the exons ATGTCGGGAGCTCCTAAGGCCCGTTCCCTCAATGTGGCCGATCCCGATGCAAGGCCAGTCCTTGTACCCGGCGGTAACAAGGCCAGGTCAGTGGCAACCGCTCAAAAACCAGCTTCGAAGCCTCCGAGTAAAACTGAGAGCACTGAGGTTGCAGCAGCtgatgagaagaagaagcagaagaagaagaagaagaagaagaaggcttctAGTCCTAGGGCGAATCTACCACAGCTTAGGTCTAGTTTAAGCGCTCCCTCAGCGCTTAGGAGGCATGAGATGCTGTTGCAGTCAAACCTGTCGCTGAATGCTTCTTGCTCCTCTGATGCATCCACAGACTCCTTTTGCAGCCGAGCCTCCACTGGGAGGATTGGTAGGACAAGCTCAACCAGCAAGCGGAGAGAGAGTATCTCAAGGACAGCCAAGATTTTGGCGAAGGTGGAGAAGAATGTTGCGGATGATTCAACCATGCATCCACCAGAAATTGTGCAGGGGAAGCGGAAGTGTGCTTGGGTGACACCCAATACAG AACCATGTTATGTTTCTTTCCACGATGAAGAATGGGGAGTTCCAGTCCATGATGATAA GAAATTATTCGAACTTCTTGTACTATCTGGTGCATTAGCAGAGCTTACATGGCCTGTTATCATTGGCAAAAGGCACATGTTTAG GGAAGTTTTCTTGGACTTCGATCCTGTTGCAGTCTCTAAGTTGAATGAGAAGAAGATTGTAGTGCCTGGAAACACTGCTAGCTCCCTTTTGTCAGAGCCAAAGCTGCGAGCCATCATCGAGAATGCACGCCAGATACTCAAG ATAATAGATGAGTTTGGATCATTCGATAGATACTGTTGGAGCTTTGTGAACTACAAACCCATTGTCAGCAAAATCCGCTATCCACGTCAGGTTCCTGTGAAGACACCGAAAGCAGATGTCATAAGCAAAGACTTGGTTCGAAGGGGCTTTCGCAGTGTGGGCCCGACAGTCGTATACTCCTTCATGCAGGCAGCTGGACTGACGAATGACCACCTCATCAGCTGCTTCCGTTTCGTAGAGTGCATAGCTGCTGCATCCTCGAGCACAGATGAAGCTGATCGGGCTAAGGGAAGGCTCGACTCCAAGGTAGAAGATAAGACCAGTACAGATCAGGAACCGATGGTAGTGATCGCTGTGGAATTGTCAAGAGATGTGGATGAGCTAAGCATTTCCTAG